Genomic segment of Populus nigra chromosome 6, ddPopNigr1.1, whole genome shotgun sequence:
AATCAGACATTAACTTTTTTAACTCAAGAATTATAAATTGTGGTTGGGGCAAAACGCATCATCAACCACGGTACCAATGGCCACTAATGGAGTAAACGCAATGGATTACACAGTACAGGCGTTCCACAGCCGCAATTACAACAACATACTCTATAAAAGAAGATTTTGAGGTCAAGGCGAATTCACAACGCTTAGTGTTTCACTGGATCGGGAACAGATTGATATTTCAGAAGAGGCTGAAGAGCTGTCACTACTATGCTCATATTTGGTCGAAAATCAGCTTCGTATTGCACACATAAGGCAGCAACAGCAGAAAACTGTTTACAGCACATAACGAAAATCTATTAAACATTCCACAAGCAAATgatgcaaattaaaaaatccaGAATATTACAGAAGTTATATACCTTAGCAGCTGCTCTAGGATGGAATTTCCCATCTAATTTAGGATCAATGCATTGCTTCACCTTATCTTCACTCAGCTTCGGTGTGGCCTAATGCAACACAGAATTGTTCTAGTGATCAGCTATAACGATGCTTGCAAATCTACCAAACCAGAAAATTGAAGCACAAGAGCAGTAAAAATCAGAACCAGATAAGGGTATTACCCATGTCACAAGGCTCTGCTGTCCTCGTGGTAGTGTATGATCAACAGGTTTACGGCCAGTTAAGAGTTCCAGCAGGATGACACCAAAGCTGTAAATATTACTCTTTGAACTAAGCTGTCCAGTCATTGTATACCTGGCATTAAACAGGCAAATTTCAGCATGGTTAACAATCTCAACATTAAGAGAGGGCTCACCACAAAGATTTTCCATTTTATCACTGTGATGGGTTGGGTACCAAAGCAAAGCCTAAGGTTCATAAATATGAGAACAGAGGCTTACTCTGGAGCATGATAACCGAAGTTTCCAAGAACACGAGTGGAATAAAGACGTGCAGCCATGTCAGGGGCTTGATTTGACAAATCGAAATCAGCAATCTTAgcaacatcatcatcaaaaaTTAGCACATTGCTTGATTTAATGTCAAGGTTGTGGATAATATGACGCTCTGCCTTTTCATGGAGATATTCCAGTCCTCTTGCTGCTCCAACTGCAATTTTCACTCTTTGTGCCCATGATAGAGGAGGACCTGGCTCTGTTCCTTTAGCACCTTTCTTTCCTGTATAACCCAAATTGAAGAACATTTTTGTATTACCAAAGAGATGAAAATTACTGATCAAATAATTCCATCCCAAAGATTTGACTTTGGATGAGTTACTTCCTACTTTCCATGGAATATACACACTGCAATATCCCAGGTTACTCCAAGCTAAGATGTTCATAAGCAGCTTTCTGAATAGGAAACAGGAATAATGCCTTGGTATTGTTTACCATGTAGAATATCATGAAGGGATCCTTGAGAAGCATGTTCATATGCAAGGACACGGAGAGGGCCATCAACGCAGTAACCAACGAGCTCAAGAACATGTGCATGTTTTAATCTTGAGACCATAGAGACCTACAAAGGCATGTGCCAAGGGATGAAATCTTATTCAGGAAGCCGCATACTATATAGCATAGTTGAACACAATCACTTCTGTGCATATGCCTAACCTGCGCTAGAAATTCTTGGTCTGATTGCTTGCTTGAATCCAGCTTTTTGATAGCTGCTGCTTGACCACTTTTCAGAACAGCATAGTAAACTCTTCCAGAAGAACCCTCGCCAATTACAGCACCAGTACTAAAATAACCAGTCATTTCCTTGAGTTCATCCACTGAAATGGCAGGGACAGCTATAGGTTGAATGTTTACAGTCTGCACATTATTTGATACAGGCTCCTTCACGCGATTAGCAGCAGTATTGTCTGCATACGAAACAGCTATTCAAATTTCAACTCATATCATTAAAACTAGAAGCCATGGAAGatggaaaagagagaaattaggAAGGAAAGGATTGGCACGATGCCAATACGTGCATGATATGCCTGTATTGGATAACATGTAGATCCAAAATCTTGGTGCtaataacttgataaaaaagcTAAGCATGCTGATAAATGGAAAATGTGAATCGTGCAATATATATGATCAGCATCTCTCCACAGTTTCGTCAAAGAGCAAAAAAATGAGTGAAAAATAAGGTAGTTAGGGATCATGGATTTACTTGATGTGTGGTTTGGCACAAATGGTCCAGTTTTGGATGCTTCATGGATATCATCATCCTTGCAACAGCCGAAGCAACTCGTCATTCTCTCTTCAAAGATGCCCCCTGGTCacctgaaaaacaaattgagctTGCATATGTAGGGGGGTATGTCCTTGAAAGATGTAACTAGGCTAGTATCATTGCCATAGATTTGAAGGACTAGAAAGCAATTACGATGGTGCTGCTAGTGCTTCAATTCCAATTGGATGATGCTCTGTGTATTCAAAATAATGTTCAACATTGGCTGCATCAATCTAATTAACTTTCACATTCAAAATTGAAGTGTCAAATTTCagggaaatataaaattacattttatattcCTCATTTCTACTTCTCAGGATGATGCATCATGCAGGAATCAGTTGAAAGATTATTAGCCTAAAGTCTAGTCCACTGGTTTTGTAGCATAGAGGCAGCAACTGCacgttctttgtattttttcccTCAAGAAGCTTCATTGATCAAAAGGAACAAGAAGGAACTTACCCtgataaaacaaaagaagcaaGAATCCAAGATAGGAGTACAAGAAAAACAATCAGAGAAAACAATCAGAGAAGTAGCCACTGATTACATAGAACAGAAAAACTAGGATAATCGACAAACTGCAAATTCCTTGAATGATCAATCAATTCAAATAACGAAGAAatgtcaaaagaagaaagatgaagaaacaagaacaaaaccCTGCAGAAATCCTGGAaggatcatcatcatcatcatctgtgTACGTAATTTTGATATTCACTTCCTTACAGACAAGCAAGCACACAagtacaaagagagagagattcacCTTTTTGATGATAAGATGAACACTTGTCACGGACGTTTACCTCGGCCAAATTCTCTGCTTCCTCGTTCTTCAAACAAATTCAGTATAAATCTTCCAACAACTTTGTCCTTGTATATTTATCACGTAGCAGAAATACAGGCGGtggttttttgtttctttctaaaGACTAAAAtaataggaataaaaaataaaaatactaaggAAAAGAACGGAACGATTGTTTTAAGATTACATGGTTTTGTGGTAGTTAGTCTGTCCTTTGTACTTCTTTTGacccagagagagagagagagagagagagagaggtcttTTGGCTGCTGAGAGTCTTTGTCGTTGCGTGTTTCCCCTATCAATCCTCCAACTGCCAATATTTACTTATTGTTTTGACATTTCATAATAAACTGCCTATCTGCCCTCGTAAAGTTTTCTTGAGTTTTCGAGGATCAAATTCCATGAATCAATGCTGAAATTTGTTTGAATCATTTGTATTCAGATTAATGTATCTTTTCTGTTTGAATCCAAAATAACAGTGATAGAAGGCAAATCATCCATCGATCCTCGCATTCTTTATATTGCTTGAGAGCATAAAAGAGTAGAAAAGGGAAAACTTTCTTATCCCTCATTACTTTTAACTTGATTAGTCTTCGTTTTAAAAAACGTTGAAAGGGTCTCAGTTCATGTTGAGAACATTCTCTTGTTCGATAGACTCTAGTCCCCACTCCTGTTGAGTAGATAGAGGACAATATCCGTGTTGACCACGCCCTTTCTCATGCGAGTCACTTAGTTATGGTGTGTGTGGAGACGCATAGAAgtggtttgtttttgtattttaaaaatagattttatattttaaaaatatttttttaaaaaaataaatttttttattttaaattaatatattttgatatttttaaattattttgatatattgatatcaaaaataat
This window contains:
- the LOC133696649 gene encoding pto-interacting protein 1-like isoform X1, with product MTSCFGCCKDDDIHEASKTGPFVPNHTSTVSYADNTAANRVKEPVSNNVQTVNIQPIAVPAISVDELKEMTGYFSTGAVIGEGSSGRVYYAVLKSGQAAAIKKLDSSKQSDQEFLAQVSMVSRLKHAHVLELVGYCVDGPLRVLAYEHASQGSLHDILHGKKGAKGTEPGPPLSWAQRVKIAVGAARGLEYLHEKAERHIIHNLDIKSSNVLIFDDDVAKIADFDLSNQAPDMAARLYSTRVLGNFGYHAPEYTMTGQLSSKSNIYSFGVILLELLTGRKPVDHTLPRGQQSLVTWATPKLSEDKVKQCIDPKLDGKFHPRAAAKFSAVAALCVQYEADFRPNMSIVVTALQPLLKYQSVPDPVKH
- the LOC133696649 gene encoding pto-interacting protein 1-like isoform X2; protein product: MTSCFGCCKDDDIHEASKTGPFVPNHTSNNTAANRVKEPVSNNVQTVNIQPIAVPAISVDELKEMTGYFSTGAVIGEGSSGRVYYAVLKSGQAAAIKKLDSSKQSDQEFLAQVSMVSRLKHAHVLELVGYCVDGPLRVLAYEHASQGSLHDILHGKKGAKGTEPGPPLSWAQRVKIAVGAARGLEYLHEKAERHIIHNLDIKSSNVLIFDDDVAKIADFDLSNQAPDMAARLYSTRVLGNFGYHAPEYTMTGQLSSKSNIYSFGVILLELLTGRKPVDHTLPRGQQSLVTWATPKLSEDKVKQCIDPKLDGKFHPRAAAKFSAVAALCVQYEADFRPNMSIVVTALQPLLKYQSVPDPVKH